The sequence CTTTTTGGAAGTTGTTCTGATGGGGGAAGTGACATGCTTCGTGGAATTTAAGTTCTAGATTTTGCATGCTAATATTTCCCATTTACAGGAGAAATGATTGTTGGTCCCAGGAAAACACTATTCATGGATGAAATTTCTACTGGACTTGATGGTTCTACAACTTTCCAAATAGTCAAGTGCATAAAAAATTTTGTTCATTTAATGGAAGGAACTGTGATGATGGCTCTTCTTCAACCTGCACCAGAGACTTTTGAGTTATTTGATGATCTGGTGTTACTGTCTGATGGATATATTGTGTACCATGGTCCTCGAGCAGATGTTATTCCATTTTTTGAGTCGTTAGGATTTCAATTGCCATCTCGTAAGGGTGTCGCAGATTTTCTTCAAGAGGTATATTTGTTATGGTAATTTATATCCAGAATTGGACTTGGTACTTAATTAATGTCTTTGTAGGTTACCTCCAGAAAAGATCAGGCGCGATACTGGGCTGATAATTCCAGACCATATGAGTTCATTCCCGTTGAAACAATTGCTGAAGCTTTTAGAAATTCCAGATATAGTCAGGATCTAAAGTCATCTCTTTTGGCTCCATATGATATATCTAAGAGCCATCATTTGGCTTTGTCTACGAAAAAGTTTGCTGCGTGCAGATTGGAGCTCCTTAGGATTTGTTTTTCAAGAGAAATGCTTCTAATGAGTAGGCATAGTTTTCTACACATCTTCAAAACATGTCAGGTATTCTTAAGTAGCCtgtttcccttttttctttatcCTAAACTACCTCATCTACTTCTATCTGTCTCAGTTTCTTTGACCCTTTTTACCTTAGATACAAGTTTTCCCATCTCCTATAATTCATGTGTGTGGAAGCTCTCTCATTTATGTTTCAGGTTGCAGTTTATGGGATTTGTAACATGCACACTGTTTCTAAGAACACGGTTACATCCCACGGATCTGGTGAATGGGAACTTGTATCTTTCTTGCTTGTTTTTTGGCTTGGTGCATATCATGTACAACGGATACACAGAACTCCCTCTCTTAATATTTTGTCTACCAGTATTCTATAAGCAAAGAGATAATTTCTTCTATCCTGCGTGGGCATGGTCCGTCAGTAGTTGGATTCTGCAGATACCTTACTCCATAATTGAAGCTGTTGGATGGTCTTGTGTTGTGTATTGGACTGTAGGTTTTGCACCTGATGCTGGGAGGTATATACAGTGCTGCATTGACATCACACATACACATTTTATTGGTTATATTCTGCTTACATCACCTTCATCTTTTTTGCAGATTTTTCCGTTACatacttttactattttcagtacACCAAATGGGGATGGGTCTCTTTCAGTCAATAGCTTCTATTTCACGAGATATGATCATCGCAAATACATTTGGATCGGCTGCTCTGCTAATCATACTTTTACTGGGTGGTTTTATCTTGCCAAAAGGTAAGTTTGTAGCTTTCGATCATTATTAACAGAATGTCATTTTATTGAAAGAGGTTCCATTTTTACAGAAATGATCAAACCATGGTGGGTATGGGTCTTTTGGGTGTCCCCATTGTCCTACGGACAGCGAGCTATTTCAGTTAATGAATTTACTGCCACGAGATGGATGGAGATGCGGCTTCTCTACCATAGGAAACCTGGATAGTTGTTTATAGAGAATAAATAGttgtatttatataaatttaaaccTACATTTGTAGAAGAAAACAAGTGGAGATGTTACCCTTGGTTACGATATTCTGCAATCTCATGGCCTACCAACATCTGGTTACTGGTACTGGCGGGGATTAGGAGTTCTATTGCTCTATGCTTTGCTTTTCAACATTATTCTGACTGTAGCCTTGGCTTTCCTCAACCGTAAGTTAAAATCTCCTTTTACATAAATGAGAGCTGTCATCATATTGATTCCAGCATAGACTTGACTCATATTTATCGCTTTACTCCTGCAGCACTAAGAAAATCTCAGGCAATTATCCCAGCTGATTCCAGTGGTGTAAATTCAGTTGCTGATGGTAAATAATCCTCTCTCTTGGATGTTTGGCCTGTGTATCGATGACCTGTTTATCATAATCTTTTGCACAGGACCTGGCCAGGAGGCGACTAGAAAGAAAGGAATGATCCTCTCTTTCCAACCACTAACTATTACTTTCCATAATGTCAACTACTTTGTTGACATGCCAAAGGTATCCATGAGGgataattttgtttatttaagAATGATGAATTGTATTTCAAGCTGGAAACATATATCCTTTTCTCAGGAAATGAGTTCAGAAGGAATACCTGATAAAACGTTGCAGCTACTGTCAAATGTTAGTGGAGTATTCTCACCTGGCATTCTTACTGCATTGGTTGGTTCAAGTGGAGCGGGAAACACCACCTTGATGGATTGCCTAGCTGGTAGGAAGACTTCTGGACATATAGAGGGTGATATTAGGATATCAGGCTGCCCAAAACAACAAAAGACTTTCGCAAGAATTTCAGgatatgttgaactgaatgataTACATTCTCCTCAAGTGACAGTATTTGAATCCCTGTGGTTTTCTTCTTATCTCCGGCTCTCCAAAGAAGTGAATGAAAAACAAAGACAGGTTAGTAGAGCCCATGCAGTTTCGGTGTCATTTTTATGTTCTTATTGTTTAACTTCATAGTATTGTGATTGATCTATTTGGTTAAAACTCAGAAACCTTTTGACTTTCTTATTTACAGGAGTTTGTTGAAGAAGTAATGGAGGAACTCAACTCTCTAAGGTATGCTTTGGTTGGCTTGCCTGGCAGTTCTGGCTTATCAACTGAACAAAGAAAACGTTTGACAATTTCAGTAGAACTTGTAGCAAACCCATCCATAATTTTTATGGATGAACCTACATCTGGTCTTGATGCACGAGCTGCAGTCATTGTAATGAGAACAGTTCGTAATACAGTAGATACTGGACGAACTGTGGTCTTTACAATTCACCAGCCAAGTATTGAAATTTTTGAAGCATTTGACGAGGTAAGGTTCCCAACTTTTCTTAAATAGATAAAAAGCATGAGTTGTGCTAACGTGATGCTACAACTTCTAGCTTCTTTTAATGAAACGGGGGGACAAGTGATATATGGAGGAAAGCTTGGGGAGAAGTCACAAACTATGATTAACTATTTTCAGGTATGAACTTGGCTATCCACTTGCTGTTTCAATATGGTTGTTTCTACTACTCCGAGGTATACACGTTTCATGACATGTAGAATGTACGCCCTTAAAATTGACAAGAAGTTTCTTCTAATGTAGACTGCTGACTTGAATGGAGTAATTTTGTTTACTACAATCTCCATAATGAGATGATTCATCTGGTCATCACACTTGCGGGTTATATTTTGCAGGGTATTCATGGGATACCCCAAATTCCTAGTGGTTACAATCCTGCAACCTGGATGCTTGAGATAAGTACATCAGCTGCTGaagcaaaaatagaagaagatttTGCAACAATATACAATTCTGAACAGTACAGGTAATCTTAGCGGACTTGTTTCAATTCCTGaaatttattattcatttttccttttttttttttttttttttgccatttgacagttttgtttttttgtttttttttttgtttaacatAGGCAAGTTGAAGCCTTAATTAAGCATCTGGGCGTCCCACCTGAAAACTCAGAACCTGTTGTTCTACAGAACACAGAGAAGAAGAAAACGTTTgaggataaaaaaatattctgcttgtttattcattcagatttgagaatataaatagacaaaagaATCATATTCTATTTCTAACTAGCAAACTAATAAAATCTTATTCTACCTTCAACTAGGATactaataaatcctattctatatcaacttaaataactgatttcaaaaataaaattactaaactaaaaagaaaaataacaacaaataactcaatacttcaaCACTCCTCTTTGAGATGTTTGCTGGTAACTCCAAGTTGTTCACGAAGAGTTTCTTTGGGAAGAGCTTTGGTAAATATATCAGAGAGCTTCAATCCCTTCTTGTTCTCAGCAATTTCATTGAACATCTCAAAACATTTTTTCACAAGGTTATTCCTAATCACCTTGAGAATCTTGTTCTGCTGTAGCATCTCACGAGAGATGTTGAGAGACAAATAATCAGAGTCCACAACACCCTTCACAAATCCAAGGTACTTGGGCATAAGCTCCTCACAGTTATCCTTAATGAACATCTTCCAAGCTCCTATTTTCTCCTTGCAGTCTTTGCATTTGTACCGTTCCCCAATAATAGGACACATCCCACAATGATCACAACCTACTCCAATATGAACTTGCGGTCCTCCTCCCGTTAACCATGTGGAAAGATCAAATCTAGGTAGTGATTTGCAGCTAGCAGCTTCGTCCTGATTTTGTGCTGATGGGATCTGATGAGCAGCTCTGTATGCTGATGCCTTTTTCCTTTATGCATACAACTCGAGAAAGTGCTCTTCCGGGTAGTGTGCAAGAATCAAACAAATGTTGGGGTATCCATTTGGATGCTCCAGTTGGCAAACTGGACATCTACATAGCTCGTCTCTAGGATTGATCACACAATTTTCACAATAAACATGGCCACAATTAAGAACTACGGGTCGACATAACAACTGCTTGCAGATACCATAAAGCAAATATCTCATAAACACCTGTTTTTCACTTGCACTGGTATTTTCATCTGCGAAGTTAAGATCTTTTGACGTTGCATCCATACTGGGTTCAGAACTCGATGTTGCAGGATCTAAAGAAACATCTCCTGAGGAATGCTTTCCTTCCTCTGCTGAACCACATTTCTGCGAAGGACCAGAATGAGGTGAAGCATTGTCTGGAACACTATCATTCTTGCAACGGGATTCTGATAAatagtcatcaaaaatcatcatagttTGACACATTATCGCAATCATCCATCCCATCATCTCCGTCCTTCTGATCTTCATGAAATGTGAGGTCTGAATTGGAATTATCGTTATTGCCAGAGTCTGGAGATTCGAATGTGGTCCCAGCTACAGTATGTGGATTATCCTTAGTTATACTCTCCTTATTGTTTTGAAGCTTTTGAGGATTTTCTTGAGAAGTGATTTGTTAAATTTCAACGTCCATTGTAGCgcatcaattttcaatttttccagaataaaaaatgaaatcgTCATCGTTGTGCTTGGTGGTCACAATAACCTTCTCACATTGACTACTTCGACAAACTTGCTCAGAATTTGAGTTCCAATTTAAAGGaaaacttctttttatcatttcaacTGTAATCACTTCTTGGCCGCTAGATTCGGAAACAACACATTTTTTATCTTTGAACAGTAACATATAATCTCGTTCTAGCATTTGACCAACACTCAATAGATTTTGGTCAAGATTAGATACCAATAAaatatcttgaataaatttagtaCCTTTGGGAGCTTCAATTGCCACAGTTTGTTTACTAACAATCTCCAACGTGGTTTTATCGGCCAACTTGACACTACCTTTGGCAGATTTCAACTTCGTAAAATATTCTCGTTTGCTGGTCATGTGTTGAGTGCAACCACTGTCCAGAAACCATGTGTTTTTATCGTTCAATCTTGTTGCTGTCATCGCCGTAAACACAAACTCCTCCTTTTCTTCAACTTCCAAAACGTTGGATTTTTGAGTTTGTTGGTTGTTCTCTTTCTTCACTCTGCAAAACCTTTCAATATAACCAAGCTTATTGCAATATCTACGCTGGAGAGGTGGTTTCTTCCCCTTAAACCAACAATCATCCTCTTTATGATTGGTTTTTCTGCAATACTTGCATGGGTGAAAGTTTTCTCTCTTCTTGACTCCATTACGAGAATCGCATTGATTATTTCTACTAAAATTAGTAGAAGTTTCTGGGATTTTACCTTCCTCTTGCATTTGCGTCTTCCCTTTGAACTTGGCTTGAAGAGTAGTTTCAGTAGTTTCTTCTAGCCTCAAGGATCTTCTTTGCTCTTGAGCTTGAAGAGCATGTACAAGTTTTGAAGGTGACAGTTTTGTGAGATCCTTCAAATCTTCGAGTGAAGAGATCTTTCCGGCAAACTCACAAGAACCTTTTCCACGATTCTTGAATCTGTAAGCTTTTCTCCCATAAGTCTGATTTGGTTTACAACCTTCACCAACTTGTTGGAGAATTCTTTAATAATTTCTGAATCCTTCATTCTGAGAATTTCAAACTCTCTTCTCagatttatcacttttatttgtcTAATCTTGTCACTTCCGTGAAATTCTTCTTTCAACTTGTCCCAAGCCTCCTTTGCAGTCTCACTCGTCATAACTCTAGTGAAAATTACTTCCGAAAGTGCTGATTGTATGCAAGAGAGAGCTTTAAAGTTTTTTGCAACCTCTTCTCTGTGATTCTTAATTTGCGCCATAATTGAATTATCTGGCAAAAGATTTTCCTCTCCTCCAACTTCTACCACTTGCCACAGATCATATGCTTGCAAGTATGTTCTCATCTTGATAGCCCAAATTGGATAATTCTCACCAGAAAAAATTGGAGGTGAAGGAATTGAAAAATTGTTGGAAGCCATAACAATATTGACTTTTACGCAGGGTTATTTTTGGGGGTCTTCTCTCTCACAGATCCCTCAAGaacctagctttgataccaattgttgttcTACAGAACACAGAGAAGAAGAACACGTTtgaggataaaaaaatattttgcttgtttattcattcacatctgagaatataaatagaaaaaagaatcttattctatttctaactaggaaactaataaaatcctattctatcTTCAAGGATactaataaatcctattctatatcaacttaaataactgaatttcaaaaataaatttactaaaccaaaaagaaaaataacaacaaataactcaatacttcaaCAGAACCGCTGGGCTTCACATCAATAAATAGTCAAGGTGCAGTTTCTCAGTTCAAGATCTGCCTGTGGAAGCAAAATCTCATATACTGGAGAAGTCCATCATACAGTTTTTATGAGGTTGTTCTTCACAACAATGTGTGCATTGATTCTTGGTTCCATATTTTGGGATGTTGGTTTGAAAAGGTAACATATTTTTTATGAGATTTCTACAGCAAACTACTGGACAGTTGTTCTAGTTTCTGTGTGAAATTCACTTATCATTTCTCTATATAGCGACAAAGTATATGGCTTTACATCATGCCACAGGTCTAGTGTGAATGCTAGGGAAAAACTTCCTAAAAATGGTAAGATTGCAGAGGATGATTCAAATAACATAATGAAGGGAAGCATTAAACTAGAAATTAGCGTAACCTTCACATCGTAACAATTCAATAGTAGAGCACAATTATTTTAGCGCAGAGTATATTAGCGTTGTATTTGGACATAAGGAGATGACTATGCCAAAAAAAGCTAGAAACAAATATTAAGGACATTAAAAAAATCTTCTAGTATAACTTCCTGTACTTATTTTAGCATTGTTTTATGCATTGATCTATCGCTTAAAACTGCACAGCTTATTTTGAAGCTAGCAAACTTCAAAATTCTTATAATTCAAATCAACCGTTGAGTAATGGCGTTGTAGTTAAACAAGAGGATAGCTTAAACGGAATTGCTGAATTGTGATATTtccagcaaaaaaaaaaaaaaaggagcctttttgttttttttgatatATGAGATTTGTGTGAAGGAGCTGgagtctatcaaaaacaacctctctactttatctGAGATAGTGGTACgaactgcatacactttaccctccccagaccccactttgtaggGATATActtggtatgttattgttgttgtggttgttgtgtgAAGGAAATTACAAATTGACCTCCGAGGTGCAAATCTAACTTTGGCAGCCAAGTGTTGTCATGAGGGTTTTCTCCTCAATTTTTGGGACTTGTTACAGTTTATACTTGGTGAAGGTACATCAGCCAATCATCCTTAAGTGAGTTTCATGTCGTTAATTCCCAGAAAGTCATGCACAAAGTGTATTCTATTTATTCTGAAAAGAGAGAAAGAGTTGGAGCAGTAGCCACTCTTACATCTTCTTTAAgagttttttcttttcattcacTCCTCCATTGAGGATAAATTGGGTTTCTTTAAGTTGAACTATACTGGATTCTTTGTAGAAGAATGTACTCATTATGCACCTAGAAAAATCTTGTGCAACTTTATAGCTATATCGTAAAGATGGATGCAACAGGAAGAAATGTCATTTAGAAGTTCTGCTGGTTAGGGTTGGTTTGCTGATAAGAAAATGGAGTAGATTGGGCCAAGAGTAACCTTGAAAAACTTCTGCTATAAAGAAAGACGGAGAATAAGAACCTTGAACCAAATTGCTTGGTggtttaaattaataaaaattagagaATAAAGCATTATCCAGATTAGAGGGCTTGCTAAACATATGTAATGAATCCCACTGTTTGAGCAGTTATATTTTCACTAAACAGAAAATAAATTAGAAGAGCTTCAGCTAGCTTCTTCATGTTCTTCCCTTTATTTCTGCCTTCTAAATTTGGAGTAATGGTgatcttgataaaaaaaatttggttAATCACCTTAATGATAAAGCACCAAGCCGTTAAAATACTGTGCTTGAAATGATTTGACAGGGACTCAACTCAAAACTTGTTTGTAGTAATGGCCGCTCTTTATGCTTCAGTCTTGTTTCTGGGGGCCAGTAATGCTTCTTCTGTACAGCCAGTTGTTTCCATTGAAAGAATCGTTTTCTATAGGGAAAAGGCTGCAGGAATGTATTCCCCGCTACCATATGCAGCAGCTCAGGTTAGCACATTCACAGACAACTTTAGAAGTTACTTTTATTTGTAAAAAACTACGGTATAAACATATGGTTTTCTTGACCACTTGAAAAGACATCAAGCAGTTGTCGAAAAGATCTGATATATGTATTGATGACTTCTGATGAACTTTTCCTTTTTGGTCTATCAGGGTCTAATTGAGATTCCATATGTCATGATCCAGACCTTATTATACGGAGTCATTACATATTTCATGATCAACTTTGAAAGGGTAGCGGGTATGATGAAATTAGCCTCTGTGTGCATCGCACATGCATCTCGTGCGCCACGCATGCATGTTTGCACTATCATGACCCTTTTCCATGAACTGCACCTGTAACAGCTATTATATTCCTTGCTTTTGGAGTTGGTGGGCTCAGTCACTCAATATATTATTGGGTATCTTGCAGGCAAATTTTTCCTCTACATTCTTTTCATGTTTCTTGCATTCATGTAGCCATTGGTCTTACACCAACTCAACATTTGGCTGCCATCATTTCAGCAGCTATCATTTCATTGTGGAACCTCATGTCTGGTTTTCTAGTTCCAAAACCTGTAAGTATTCTTACTTCCCTGTCACTTGTCAAAATTGTGGTTGTCATGTTTGTGTCGAACTAGATTTCTTGAGATAACGTTTTGCAGTGATTAACCAAAACACTATAAGAACACTTCACCTTAGGAAGATTGAAAATAAAGAATCATTTCATGTAGAGGACGACTATATTGTAAAGAACATTAAATGTAGAGAAATTCACCTAATGAATTCTGAATGTCACTTTTTCCTGTGTCACTTAGAGTATCCCCGGATGGTGGATATGGTTCTACTGCATCAACCCAGTTGCATGGACACTCCGTGGCATCATTAGCTCTCAACTTGGTGATGTAGAAACAAGGATAACAGGACCTGGATTCAACAGAACTGTAAAAGAATATTTGGAAGTCAGCCTTGGATTTGGCCCTGGGAAGATTTGGTGGTCTGCTGTTATACTTGCTGGATTTGGCTTGCTCTTCTTTTCTGTCTTTGCAGCATCAGTCAAACTTCTTAACTTCCAAAAAAGATGAACAGCTGTTCAA comes from Capsicum annuum cultivar UCD-10X-F1 chromosome 2, UCD10Xv1.1, whole genome shotgun sequence and encodes:
- the LOC107859707 gene encoding LOW QUALITY PROTEIN: ABC transporter G family member 31-like (The sequence of the model RefSeq protein was modified relative to this genomic sequence to represent the inferred CDS: inserted 2 bases in 2 codons; deleted 1 base in 1 codon), whose protein sequence is MIVGPRKTLFMDEISTGLDGSTTFQIVKCIKNFVHLMEGTVMMALLQPAPETFELFDDLVLLSDGYIVYHGPRADVIPFFESLGFQLPSRKGVADFLQEVTSRKDQARYWADNSRPYEFIPVETIAEAFRNSRYSQDLKSSLLAPYDISKSHHLALSTKKFAACRLELLRICFSREMLLMSRHSFLHIFKTCQFMGFVTCTLFLRTRLHPTDLVNGNLYLSCLFFGLVHIMYNGYTELPLLIFCLPVFYKQRDNFFYPAWAWSVSSWILQIPYSIIEAVGWSCVVYWTVGFAPDAGRFFRYILLLFSVHQMGMGLFQSIASISRDMIIANTFGSAALLIILLLGGFILPKEMIKPWWVWVFWVSPLSYGQRAISVNEFTATRWMEKKTSGDVTLGYDILQSHGLPTSGYWYWRGLGVLLLYALLFNIILTVALAFLNPLRKSQAIIPADSSGVNSVADGPGQEATRKKGMILSFQPLTITFHNVNYFVDMPKEMSSEGIPDKTLQLLSNVSGVFSPGILTALVGSSGAGNTTLMDCLAGRKTSGHIEGDIRISGCPKQQKTFARISGYVELNDIHSPQVTVFESLWFSSYLRLSKEVNEKQRQEFVEEVMEELNSLRYALVGLPGSSGLSTEQRKRLTISVELVANPSIIFMDEPTSGLDARAAVIVMRTVRNTVDTGRTVVFTIHQPSIEIFEAFDELLLMKXGGQVIYGGKLGEKSQTMINYFQGIHGIPQIPSGYNPATWMLEISTSAAEAKIEEDFATIYNSEQYRQVEALIKHLGVPPENSEPLGFTSINSQGAVSQFKICLWKQNLIYWRSPSYSFMRLFFTTMCALILGSIFWDVGLKRDSTQNLFVVMAALYASVLFLGASNASSVQPVVSIERIVFYREKAAGMYSPLPYAAAQGLIEIPYVMIQTLLYGVITYFMINFERVAGKFFLYILFMFLAFXVAIGLTPTQHLAAIISAAIISLWNLMSGFLVPKPSIPGWWIWFYCINPVAWTLRGIISSQLGDVETRITGPGFNRTVKEYLEVSLGFGPGKIWWSAVILAGFGLLFFSVFAASVKLLNFQKR